In a single window of the Acidobacteriota bacterium genome:
- a CDS encoding efflux RND transporter permease subunit: MTSRIAEFVDAHGRALVLIFLSFALAGLVFLFQLPIALFPETNFPRIVILVDNGIQPVDVQMLTVTRPLEEAIRSVPGITDVRSVTGRGSSEISVIFRWDVDILNALHLMQGKIAQIEPTLPPDARFDINRLTFFAFPMLGFSLTSPKRSQAELYDLAYNQIAPRLFRLPGVAEARITGGKPPEYHVLVEPEKLNSYGIPLTKVADAIRKTNLIGAAGLVQENYKLYLTTVTGQLKTKEQIEDVVVDVVKGTPVYVKNLARVVNGERPYYVVVTADGRPATLINVHSQPDGNVVATADAVNHELGEIRKTLPSDIQLGIFYDQSFNVRDSISSVTDSILIGLGLAIVVLIAFLKSWRTTLVAGLVIPIAVLIAIVFMKLFNMSFNVMTLGGIAACIGVVIDDAIVMVENIVVHLSLGQTPREASVSAIRELTPALIGSTLTPIVVFVPLIFLGGITAIFFRALALALVTALLASLFLAIFLTPVLARLFFKSRISDQATAAGTVVSLEEAEQAGEGRIMRWLTAKYERSLRWSLAHARLMVLASLAVLAVSVLLYFRLGSGFLPEVDEGAFVLDYLMPPGTSLEETDRVLRHVEEFLKEAPEVAGYSRRTGAELGPLITEPNTGDFLVRLKRDRHRSSEEVIEELRDQIKESEPVLEFEFIHIIEDMIGDLAQTPQPIEIKVFHPDDKVYKEVSAQIAEWLPKVRGVVDIEDRTTAIGPSHNFRVNPEKAALAGFSAQDVLDLQSAMMDGEVASNVIRDNRLIPIRVRYPAEYRSSNKQLKDLLLTSPTGQTVQLSSITDEETEETSYEIRRDNLRNFSSVTAQLEGRDLVSAVDEIRSRLFKEVNLPPGTEIQFGGLYQIQQESFRGLTMVLLGSILLIFIILVFEFRSFSHPIAILIATILCGFGALLALWLTGQTLNISSFMGAIMVVGIVHKNGILMLDSEQHFTGQGLELGEAIYQAARRRLRPILMTALATIFGMLPLAAGIGSGSQLLQPLAIAVIGGVTVSMVLSLLVTPVIFYLLRKRGL; the protein is encoded by the coding sequence ATGACCTCGCGCATCGCCGAATTCGTGGACGCGCACGGGCGGGCGTTGGTGTTGATTTTTCTCAGCTTCGCGCTGGCCGGTCTGGTGTTTTTGTTTCAGTTGCCCATTGCACTGTTCCCGGAAACCAACTTTCCGCGCATCGTCATTCTGGTGGACAACGGCATTCAACCCGTTGACGTGCAGATGTTGACCGTCACGCGTCCGCTGGAAGAAGCCATCCGCAGCGTGCCCGGTATCACCGATGTCCGCTCCGTCACCGGGCGAGGTTCGTCGGAAATCAGCGTCATTTTTCGTTGGGACGTGGACATTCTGAACGCGCTGCATTTGATGCAGGGCAAAATCGCGCAAATTGAACCTACGCTGCCGCCCGACGCGCGTTTTGATATCAACCGCCTGACTTTTTTTGCCTTTCCGATGCTGGGATTCAGCCTGACTTCGCCCAAACGGTCACAGGCGGAATTGTACGATCTGGCTTATAACCAGATCGCGCCGCGTTTGTTTCGGCTGCCGGGCGTTGCCGAAGCGCGCATCACAGGAGGCAAGCCGCCCGAATATCACGTACTGGTCGAGCCGGAAAAGCTGAATAGTTACGGTATTCCGCTGACCAAAGTCGCCGACGCCATCCGCAAAACCAATTTGATCGGCGCAGCCGGACTGGTGCAGGAAAATTACAAACTGTACCTGACCACTGTTACGGGGCAGCTTAAAACCAAAGAGCAAATCGAAGACGTCGTAGTGGATGTCGTCAAAGGCACACCGGTATACGTCAAAAACCTGGCGCGTGTCGTCAACGGAGAGCGGCCTTATTACGTTGTCGTCACGGCGGATGGGCGTCCCGCTACGCTGATCAACGTACATTCCCAGCCCGATGGAAACGTCGTGGCAACCGCCGATGCGGTCAACCACGAACTGGGCGAGATTCGCAAAACTCTGCCGTCAGACATTCAACTCGGCATTTTCTACGACCAGTCGTTCAACGTCCGCGATTCGATCAGCAGCGTGACCGACAGCATTTTGATCGGCTTGGGACTTGCAATTGTAGTGCTGATCGCTTTTTTGAAAAGCTGGCGGACGACGTTGGTCGCCGGGTTGGTCATTCCGATCGCCGTGTTGATCGCCATTGTATTTATGAAGCTCTTCAACATGAGCTTCAATGTGATGACGCTCGGTGGCATTGCGGCCTGCATCGGCGTAGTGATTGATGACGCCATCGTCATGGTGGAAAACATCGTCGTCCATTTATCGCTCGGCCAAACGCCGCGCGAAGCTTCAGTCAGCGCCATACGGGAACTGACACCCGCGTTGATTGGCTCCACGCTGACGCCGATTGTCGTGTTTGTGCCGTTGATCTTCCTGGGCGGCATCACGGCGATTTTCTTTCGCGCGCTGGCGCTGGCGCTGGTGACGGCGTTGCTGGCGTCGTTGTTTTTGGCAATTTTCCTAACGCCCGTGCTGGCGCGACTCTTTTTCAAATCTCGCATCAGTGATCAGGCCACTGCCGCTGGCACTGTCGTTAGTCTGGAAGAAGCCGAGCAGGCTGGCGAAGGACGCATCATGCGCTGGCTAACCGCGAAGTATGAACGATCTCTGCGTTGGTCGCTGGCGCACGCGCGGTTGATGGTTCTGGCTTCCCTGGCAGTTCTGGCAGTTTCGGTGTTGTTGTATTTCCGGCTGGGCAGCGGGTTCCTGCCAGAAGTGGATGAAGGCGCGTTCGTGTTGGATTACCTGATGCCGCCCGGAACGTCGCTGGAGGAAACCGACCGCGTGTTGCGCCACGTGGAAGAATTCCTCAAGGAAGCGCCCGAAGTCGCAGGCTATTCGCGGCGCACCGGCGCGGAACTCGGGCCGTTGATTACCGAACCGAACACGGGCGATTTTCTGGTCCGACTGAAACGTGACCGGCACCGTTCGTCCGAAGAGGTCATCGAAGAATTGCGCGATCAAATCAAAGAAAGCGAACCGGTGCTGGAATTCGAGTTCATTCACATCATCGAAGATATGATCGGCGATCTGGCGCAAACTCCCCAGCCGATTGAAATCAAGGTTTTTCATCCTGACGACAAAGTTTACAAAGAAGTCTCAGCGCAAATCGCCGAATGGCTGCCGAAGGTGAGAGGCGTGGTGGACATCGAAGACCGAACCACAGCCATTGGCCCGTCGCACAACTTTCGCGTGAACCCGGAAAAGGCTGCGTTGGCGGGATTCAGCGCCCAGGACGTGCTGGATTTGCAATCGGCAATGATGGACGGCGAAGTTGCCTCGAACGTCATCCGCGACAATCGGCTGATTCCAATTCGCGTGCGGTATCCGGCGGAATATCGTTCCAGCAACAAACAGCTTAAAGATTTGCTGCTGACTTCGCCGACCGGCCAAACCGTCCAACTGTCTTCCATCACCGACGAAGAAACCGAAGAAACCAGCTATGAAATCCGGCGCGATAATCTCCGCAACTTTTCTTCGGTCACAGCGCAACTCGAAGGCCGCGATCTGGTTTCGGCGGTGGACGAAATCAGAAGCCGATTGTTCAAAGAGGTCAATCTCCCGCCCGGCACTGAAATCCAGTTTGGCGGGTTGTACCAAATCCAGCAGGAATCCTTTCGCGGATTGACGATGGTGCTGCTGGGTTCGATCCTGCTGATTTTCATCATTCTGGTGTTTGAGTTTCGCTCGTTTTCTCATCCGATTGCCATTTTGATAGCGACCATTCTGTGCGGCTTCGGAGCATTGCTGGCGTTGTGGCTGACCGGCCAAACGCTGAACATTTCCTCGTTTATGGGCGCAATCATGGTGGTCGGCATCGTCCACAAAAACGGAATCCTGATGCTGGATTCCGAGCAGCACTTTACCGGTCAGGGACTGGAACTTGGCGAGGCGATTTATCAGGCGGCGCGGCGGCGTTTGCGTCCGATCTTGATGACCGCCCTGGCGACGATCTTTGGCATGTTGCCGCTGGCTGCCGGCATTGGTTCCGGATCGCAATTGCTGCAACCACTGGCCATTGCCGTGATCGGAGGGGTGACGGTTTCGATGGTTTTATCGTTGTTGGTGACGCCGGTAATCTTCTACTTGCTGCGCAAAAGAGGGCTTTGA
- a CDS encoding efflux RND transporter periplasmic adaptor subunit, giving the protein MKLHKTALIVVIAGLLLIAACKSKPEAESAPKPVVEVKTAQAEIANLNLTLQSPATIFPREQANIATRLTARITKLYVGKGDRVAAGQLLATLENRDLIAQRDEAKAAITDAEATLQKTTASTIPADIERARGQVETAKAALNQAQKIYDRRKDLFEKGAIPQRELLVSETELAQAKTAYDVAVKSLDLLEKQSTDKDIRIARSRLEQANARLEGINAQLEFTQIRSPFAGVITEQMMFPGDMAKPDAPMFTVMDLSVAVARAQTPEVASRSVKVGQACSFAPADGSNSVSGHITTISQAVDPQRRTVEVWCEIPNGNRKLKGNEFGNVSITTGYAPQSIVVPIAAVQFAEEGHKGTVIVVDDKHIAHVKEVETGEVVNGKVQIIEGLQGGETVVIEGGYNLPDGTEVKNKEAEAEKEEGEAAPKKEEKEK; this is encoded by the coding sequence ATGAAGCTTCACAAAACTGCACTCATTGTTGTCATCGCCGGTTTGCTGTTGATTGCGGCCTGCAAATCGAAACCCGAAGCAGAGTCCGCGCCCAAACCCGTGGTCGAGGTGAAAACCGCGCAAGCGGAAATCGCGAATTTGAATCTGACGCTTCAATCGCCCGCCACCATTTTTCCGCGCGAACAGGCGAACATCGCGACGCGATTGACTGCGCGCATCACCAAGCTATACGTGGGCAAAGGCGACCGCGTTGCCGCCGGTCAATTGCTGGCTACGCTGGAAAACCGCGATTTGATTGCGCAACGCGACGAAGCCAAGGCCGCCATCACCGACGCCGAAGCAACATTGCAAAAGACAACTGCGAGCACAATTCCCGCCGACATTGAACGCGCTCGCGGACAGGTGGAAACCGCCAAAGCCGCGCTCAACCAGGCACAGAAAATTTACGACCGCCGCAAAGACCTGTTTGAAAAAGGCGCGATCCCGCAACGCGAGTTGCTGGTCAGCGAAACCGAACTGGCGCAGGCCAAAACCGCGTACGACGTGGCGGTGAAATCGCTGGATCTGCTGGAAAAACAATCCACAGACAAAGACATTCGCATCGCGCGCAGCCGCCTGGAACAAGCCAACGCCCGTTTGGAGGGCATCAACGCGCAACTGGAATTCACGCAAATTCGCAGTCCTTTTGCCGGAGTCATTACCGAACAGATGATGTTTCCGGGCGATATGGCCAAACCCGACGCTCCTATGTTCACCGTCATGGATTTGTCCGTGGCAGTCGCCCGCGCGCAAACGCCGGAAGTCGCCAGTCGAAGCGTGAAAGTTGGCCAAGCGTGCAGCTTCGCCCCGGCGGACGGAAGCAATTCGGTTTCAGGCCACATTACAACCATCAGCCAGGCCGTTGATCCACAGCGACGGACGGTCGAGGTCTGGTGCGAAATTCCAAACGGCAACCGCAAATTGAAAGGCAATGAATTTGGCAACGTCAGCATCACCACTGGCTACGCGCCACAAAGCATCGTCGTTCCCATTGCCGCCGTGCAGTTCGCCGAAGAAGGACACAAAGGCACAGTGATCGTTGTGGACGACAAACACATCGCGCACGTCAAAGAAGTCGAAACCGGCGAAGTCGTCAATGGCAAAGTCCAAATCATTGAAGGCTTGCAGGGCGGCGAAACCGTCGTCATTGAAGGCGGTTACAACCTGCCCGACGGCACCGAAGTCAAGAACAAGGAAGCCGAAGCCGAAAAGGAAGAGGGCGAAGCTGCGCCAAAGAAAGAGGAGAAGGAGAAATGA
- a CDS encoding TolC family protein, with protein MLRFTIRHLSYAIAFSIALFYVALAQQPKPLTLEDCLRLAESSPNAITLAQQDREIADRGVTQARASFLPQAEVQSAFVYNSPRLDDPSTFSFVPLNGIRQYTALGVVTQELDTSGKLRAELQRARAGQQSAQISVEIARRDLRRAVSLAYYRLLLTRHLVSVIGDSLKESRDFEDRAKLLFQNGESARADVVKASAQVAFLQQALAAAELEARLANQELAAFWTKDVDDPVAIVDLLESPLPLLEGEFAPATANNLAPYLKRLEFRLLDAERRGFDAEARIARAALLPQFNFVYQYGLDANVVSTRERGQAAFLTLRLPVFDWFRTRSQIEQARLRAAKVDTNRAISERQFSREYQNALARAQHLFSQVALTREQVRLAEEDLRLSRVRYEGGEGSSLDVVTSQSQLAQARNNYFTSVANYLTARADLEVASGK; from the coding sequence ATGCTGCGTTTCACCATCCGCCATTTGTCGTACGCCATTGCGTTCAGCATTGCGCTTTTTTATGTCGCGCTCGCCCAGCAACCGAAGCCGCTCACGCTGGAAGATTGCCTTCGGTTGGCGGAATCCTCGCCGAACGCCATCACGCTGGCGCAACAGGATCGCGAAATCGCCGACCGCGGCGTGACACAAGCGCGCGCCAGTTTCCTGCCGCAAGCCGAAGTTCAAAGCGCGTTTGTTTACAACAGCCCGCGCCTGGACGATCCCTCAACTTTCAGCTTTGTGCCGCTCAACGGCATTCGCCAGTACACGGCGCTGGGCGTCGTCACGCAGGAACTGGACACTTCCGGCAAGTTGCGCGCGGAACTTCAACGCGCGCGCGCCGGCCAGCAATCCGCTCAAATCAGTGTGGAGATCGCGCGGCGCGATTTACGCCGTGCGGTCTCGCTGGCTTATTACCGATTGCTGCTGACGCGGCACTTGGTTTCGGTCATCGGCGACAGTTTGAAAGAAAGCCGCGATTTTGAAGACCGTGCCAAGCTGTTGTTTCAAAACGGCGAATCGGCGCGCGCCGATGTGGTCAAAGCCTCGGCGCAGGTCGCGTTTTTACAACAGGCGCTGGCCGCTGCAGAGTTGGAAGCAAGATTGGCCAACCAGGAACTGGCCGCATTTTGGACTAAAGATGTGGACGACCCCGTGGCAATCGTTGATTTGCTGGAATCGCCGCTGCCTCTGCTGGAAGGCGAATTCGCTCCCGCGACCGCGAACAACCTCGCGCCTTACCTGAAGCGGTTGGAATTCCGCTTGCTTGATGCCGAGCGGCGCGGCTTTGATGCCGAAGCCAGGATCGCTCGCGCGGCGTTGCTGCCGCAATTCAATTTCGTGTACCAGTATGGTTTGGATGCAAACGTGGTGAGCACTCGCGAACGCGGACAGGCAGCGTTTCTCACTTTGCGCCTTCCGGTTTTCGATTGGTTTCGCACGCGCAGCCAGATCGAGCAAGCCAGATTGCGAGCCGCCAAGGTGGACACCAACCGCGCCATTTCCGAACGGCAATTTTCGCGCGAATATCAGAACGCGCTGGCGCGGGCGCAGCATCTGTTTTCGCAGGTTGCCTTAACGCGCGAACAAGTGCGATTGGCCGAAGAAGATTTGCGGCTGAGCCGCGTGCGGTATGAAGGCGGCGAAGGATCGTCGCTGGACGTGGTGACGTCGCAAAGCCAACTGGCACAGGCGCGCAACAATTATTTCACCAGCGTGGCCAATTACCTGACCGCGCGCGCTGATTTGGAGGTGGCCTCCGGCAAATGA
- a CDS encoding metallophosphoesterase, which produces MNKKATLSLLSALAVILGAFAFVVNGTTPDRQSSISPAKQSATSIVRFAAFGDMGTGDSDQRNVAFSMVAYHSKNPFDTVLMLGDNIYPDGNPKDLLDKFERPYAELIRRGVNFYASLGNHDVRRGREAQTHYPLFHMDGHSYYSFTKGPKDENLVEFFALDSTSFDEEQHRWLEGALAKSKAQWKVAFFHHPIYSSGRTHGSDTRLRAQLEPLFVKYGVAVAFSGHDHVYERVKPQQGVQYFVCGIGGKLRSGNLDRRSPLTAFGNDEVNGFMAVEVTPEHLSFQAVDASGHVFDSGEIMPRARARAVGIN; this is translated from the coding sequence ATGAACAAGAAAGCAACTCTTTCCCTGCTTTCGGCGCTCGCTGTCATTCTCGGGGCTTTTGCCTTTGTTGTTAACGGCACTACGCCGGATCGGCAAAGTTCCATTTCCCCAGCGAAGCAATCTGCTACCAGCATTGTCCGTTTTGCGGCTTTTGGAGACATGGGTACCGGAGACAGCGACCAACGAAATGTGGCGTTCAGTATGGTGGCTTATCACAGCAAGAATCCGTTCGATACCGTGTTGATGCTGGGCGACAACATTTATCCAGACGGAAACCCCAAAGATCTGCTGGACAAATTCGAGCGCCCGTATGCGGAATTGATTCGGCGCGGCGTGAACTTTTATGCCTCGCTGGGCAATCACGACGTTCGCAGAGGGCGCGAGGCTCAAACTCATTACCCGCTGTTCCACATGGATGGGCATTCCTATTACTCTTTTACCAAAGGCCCGAAGGACGAAAACCTGGTGGAATTTTTCGCGCTCGATTCGACCAGCTTTGACGAAGAGCAGCACCGTTGGCTGGAAGGCGCGCTGGCCAAATCCAAGGCGCAGTGGAAAGTCGCATTCTTTCATCATCCGATTTATTCGTCGGGCAGAACACACGGCTCCGACACGCGGCTTCGGGCGCAACTTGAACCCTTATTTGTGAAGTACGGGGTAGCTGTCGCCTTTTCCGGGCACGATCATGTTTACGAACGAGTCAAACCTCAACAAGGCGTGCAGTATTTCGTCTGCGGCATCGGCGGGAAGTTGCGCAGCGGAAATCTGGACAGGCGCAGCCCGTTGACGGCCTTTGGCAATGATGAGGTCAATGGATTTATGGCCGTCGAAGTGACTCCGGAACATCTTTCCTTTCAGGCGGTGGATGCTTCGGGGCATGTTTTTGACAGCGGCGAGATCATGCCGCGCGCCAGAGCGCGCGCGGTCGGCATAAATTGA
- a CDS encoding HAMP domain-containing protein → MLDSVRTRLTLWYTGVLALALTVFCVSVYYLLSSELHQRLDAEVKTTIEGISRLLVNELAEGETETQALHSALSEHYFPNQAAAILDVQGNLLIEKKLPNNHRAELQPGLPAPTEAIQLFTLRPNSNSARVATKRLKVDFENKAYLIVVSQPLNSLSDQLQLLREILLATVPLALLLAGLGGWFLARKSLTPVVAMSESARRISAENLDERLPVANGRDELGNLAATFNEMLERLRASFSLQRQFMADASHELRTPLSVIRTAASVTLEKSQRDENEYREALAMIDRQAIRLARIVEDLFTLARADTGRRELKRQDFYLDELIADTARAASVLAERKGVTVEFAPTAETLYRGDEDLLRQMMLNLLDNAIKFTSAGGKICLRLSQNDSRHVITVADTGSGIPTEAQPYIFERFYRADQARSRSDQANGSGAGLGLSIARWIAEAHNGSLNLAKSDQTGSVFVVSLPNGH, encoded by the coding sequence ATGCTTGATTCAGTGCGAACCAGATTGACTCTGTGGTACACGGGAGTGTTGGCATTGGCGTTGACTGTTTTCTGCGTCAGCGTGTACTACCTGCTGTCGTCCGAATTGCACCAGCGCCTGGACGCCGAAGTGAAAACAACCATCGAGGGCATCTCGCGATTGTTAGTCAATGAATTGGCGGAAGGCGAAACCGAAACCCAAGCCTTGCACAGCGCGCTCAGCGAACATTATTTTCCCAATCAGGCGGCAGCCATCTTGGACGTTCAAGGTAATTTGCTGATCGAAAAAAAACTACCCAATAACCATCGCGCAGAGTTGCAACCGGGACTTCCCGCTCCGACTGAAGCGATTCAACTTTTCACCTTGCGTCCTAACAGCAACAGTGCGCGTGTCGCAACGAAACGATTAAAAGTTGACTTCGAAAACAAAGCGTATTTGATCGTCGTCAGCCAGCCACTCAATTCTCTTTCAGACCAACTACAACTTTTGCGAGAGATACTACTGGCAACTGTGCCTTTAGCTTTATTGTTGGCAGGACTTGGCGGATGGTTTTTGGCGCGAAAAAGCCTTACCCCGGTGGTGGCTATGTCTGAAAGCGCCCGGCGCATCAGTGCGGAAAATCTGGATGAACGGTTGCCGGTCGCCAATGGGCGGGACGAGTTAGGAAACCTGGCGGCGACGTTCAATGAAATGCTGGAACGATTGCGGGCCTCCTTCAGCCTGCAACGCCAGTTTATGGCGGACGCTTCGCACGAATTGCGCACACCGCTTTCTGTCATTCGAACTGCGGCTTCCGTGACACTGGAAAAATCGCAGCGCGACGAAAACGAATATCGCGAAGCCCTGGCGATGATTGATCGGCAAGCCATCCGCTTGGCGCGCATCGTTGAGGATTTGTTCACGCTGGCTCGCGCCGATACGGGAAGGCGTGAGTTGAAGCGACAGGATTTCTATCTGGATGAACTGATTGCCGATACGGCTCGCGCGGCCAGCGTGCTGGCTGAACGCAAAGGCGTGACGGTCGAATTCGCCCCAACAGCGGAAACGCTTTATCGAGGAGATGAAGATTTGCTGCGCCAGATGATGCTGAACCTGCTGGACAACGCAATCAAATTTACTTCGGCAGGCGGCAAAATCTGCCTTCGACTTTCTCAAAACGATTCGCGACATGTCATCACCGTCGCCGATACCGGCAGCGGAATTCCCACAGAAGCGCAGCCGTATATTTTCGAGCGATTTTACCGTGCAGATCAGGCGCGATCCCGATCCGATCAGGCCAATGGCAGCGGAGCCGGTCTGGGACTTTCCATCGCGCGTTGGATTGCCGAAGCCCATAACGGCTCTCTCAATTTGGCTAAATCGGACCAAACAGGCAGTGTCTTCGTCGTTTCGCTGCCAAATGGACATTGA
- a CDS encoding response regulator transcription factor yields MRILLVEDEPDVARMLSKGLREQSFAVDVETDGVAAGYQAQIHDYDLIILDVMLPRKDGFTVCRELRAAGSPVPVLMLTAKDDVRDRITGLDSGADDYLIKPFDFHELLARVRALLRRGPMLQPETIEIADLKIDTRAHQVTRANQTIELTAKEYALLEYLARCAGQVVSRAEIASHVWDENFDPFSNLIEVYIQRLRRKIDDGHDPKLIRTLRGEGYRLTSGSETTTH; encoded by the coding sequence ATGAGAATTCTTTTGGTTGAAGATGAACCGGATGTCGCGCGCATGCTATCCAAAGGGCTGCGCGAACAAAGCTTCGCTGTGGATGTGGAAACAGATGGCGTCGCCGCCGGTTATCAAGCGCAAATTCACGATTACGACCTGATCATTCTGGACGTGATGCTGCCGCGCAAAGACGGGTTCACCGTTTGCCGAGAATTGCGCGCGGCGGGTTCACCAGTTCCTGTGTTGATGTTGACGGCCAAGGATGACGTCCGTGACCGCATTACCGGTTTGGATTCGGGCGCGGACGATTACCTGATCAAACCGTTTGATTTCCACGAATTGCTGGCCCGGGTTCGCGCGCTGCTCCGGCGCGGGCCAATGCTACAGCCCGAAACCATTGAAATTGCCGACCTGAAAATTGACACGCGCGCTCACCAGGTTACCCGCGCCAATCAGACAATCGAATTGACCGCAAAAGAATATGCGCTGCTGGAATACCTGGCACGCTGCGCCGGCCAGGTGGTTTCCCGCGCAGAGATCGCCAGCCACGTCTGGGATGAAAATTTCGACCCGTTCTCCAATTTGATCGAAGTGTATATTCAACGGTTGCGGCGAAAAATTGACGACGGCCACGACCCGAAATTAATTCGCACTTTGCGCGGCGAAGGCTACAGGCTGACTTCGGGAAGCGAGACCACGACACATTGA
- the der gene encoding ribosome biogenesis GTPase Der encodes MEQAEIETFEDEVLEQLSDTEPAPTPVVAIIGRPNVGKSTLFNRLIGSRRSIVGDLPGITRDRIYGQAEWQNRMFRVVDTGGIVPDDEAVIPANIFKQAQAAIGEASLLLFVVDVRDGVTPLDEELARMMRTLNKPVFIVANKSDTARVSDHAAEFHQFGYDEVFPISAEHGAGVGDLLDAIIERLPVVEFQKEKNDEINVAIIGRPNVGKSSLINKLLGQERVIVSPIPGTTRDAVDSVFETNDEHGNPIKLRFVDTAGIRRKGKTNEMAEKLSVVMARKHIERADVVLMIIDAIEGVTALDANIAGYAHEAGRSLIVLVNKWDAIEKDTNTVYRTEEKIRDAMKFLDYAPIITISALTGQRVLRLPELIARANAARNLRIPTAELNQFYAEYLEQPKGLSSAKRPLKVKYITQAGIRPPTFVLFTNSPRPLHFSYERYLINRLRETFDFFATPIRIKQKGGQRKSK; translated from the coding sequence ATGGAGCAAGCAGAAATCGAAACCTTTGAAGACGAAGTACTGGAACAGCTTAGCGATACCGAGCCGGCTCCGACGCCTGTCGTAGCCATTATTGGTCGCCCCAATGTAGGGAAATCCACGTTGTTTAACCGGCTGATCGGTTCCCGGCGTTCCATCGTCGGAGATTTACCCGGAATTACGCGCGATAGAATTTATGGACAAGCCGAGTGGCAAAATCGCATGTTTCGTGTGGTGGACACTGGCGGGATCGTTCCTGATGATGAAGCTGTCATCCCGGCCAACATCTTCAAACAAGCGCAGGCGGCGATTGGCGAAGCCAGTTTGTTGCTGTTTGTGGTGGACGTTCGCGATGGGGTGACACCGCTCGATGAAGAACTGGCGCGCATGATGCGCACGTTGAACAAACCGGTTTTCATTGTCGCCAACAAATCCGATACGGCGCGCGTCAGTGATCATGCAGCGGAATTTCACCAGTTTGGCTACGACGAGGTCTTCCCGATTTCAGCCGAACACGGTGCGGGTGTGGGAGATTTGCTGGATGCAATCATTGAACGTTTGCCAGTTGTTGAATTCCAGAAAGAGAAGAACGACGAAATCAATGTCGCAATCATCGGTCGCCCAAACGTTGGCAAATCTTCGCTGATCAACAAATTGCTGGGGCAGGAGCGCGTTATTGTTTCGCCGATTCCCGGAACGACCCGCGACGCCGTGGACAGCGTTTTTGAAACCAATGACGAGCACGGCAACCCAATCAAGCTGCGATTCGTGGACACTGCCGGAATTCGCCGCAAAGGGAAAACCAACGAGATGGCCGAGAAGCTTTCGGTCGTCATGGCGCGAAAACACATTGAACGCGCTGACGTGGTATTGATGATCATTGACGCCATCGAAGGCGTGACGGCGCTGGACGCCAACATCGCTGGCTACGCGCACGAGGCGGGACGTTCGCTGATCGTGCTGGTCAACAAATGGGACGCAATCGAAAAAGACACAAACACCGTGTATCGAACGGAAGAAAAAATTCGCGATGCGATGAAGTTTCTGGATTACGCGCCGATCATTACGATTTCGGCGCTGACCGGGCAGCGTGTTCTGCGATTGCCGGAACTGATTGCCCGCGCCAACGCCGCTCGAAACCTTAGGATTCCCACTGCTGAATTGAACCAGTTTTATGCCGAATACCTGGAACAACCCAAAGGATTGAGTTCAGCCAAACGCCCGCTGAAGGTCAAATACATCACCCAGGCAGGAATTCGTCCGCCGACATTCGTGCTGTTTACCAACAGCCCCAGGCCGCTGCATTTTTCCTACGAGCGATATTTGATCAATCGGCTGCGCGAGACCTTTGATTTCTTTGCCACTCCGATTCGAATCAAGCAAAAAGGCGGACAAAGAAAATCCAAATGA